In a single window of the Bactrocera dorsalis isolate Fly_Bdor chromosome 2, ASM2337382v1, whole genome shotgun sequence genome:
- the LOC125776192 gene encoding uncharacterized protein LOC125776192, with protein sequence MLQAEINQLTLQQQAPAAKTRWTDVSVIESMMSKFTADDHYDVNKWISDLDDAFAMLQFDERMKFIACRRMLSGTAQVFARTITVSDYEELKAKLISEFGRMRTMNEVYQLLKNRRLRPDETTHRYILDMQEIAMYSKITEDELIEMIISGTGDTSSRIGHLFPARSINELKEFAERYERLRFQPPLGSKQIAIINRNAASALQPTTHRSNAANATSVRPTAAPTMETIRCYNCSKFGHYQSQCPLPKRPANSCFKCSSTEHVYRECPHRTTVAAVLNANGMNDARVEPISEMQMPPQFNQTE encoded by the exons ATGCTTCAAGCAGAGATTAATCAACTTACGCTACAACAGCAAGCACCTGCTGCAAAAACCCGTTGGACTGACGTAAGTGTCATTGAATCAATGATGTCTAAATTTACAGCCGATGACCATTACGATGTGAATAAGTGGATTAGTGACTTGGATGATGCTTTTGCAATGCTGCAATTCGATGAGCGTATGAAATTCATTGCATGTCGTCGTATGTTGAGTGGAACAGCCCAGGTTTTTGCACGCACGATTACGGTATCCGATTATGAAGAGCTCAAAGCTAAACTTATTAGTGAATTTGGCCGCATGCGCACAATGAATGAAGTGTATCAACTGCTGAAAAATCGACGCTTACGCCCTGATGAAACCACCCATCGTTACATTTTGGATATGCAAGAGATAGCGATGTATTCAAAAATTACGGAAGACGAATTGATCGAAATGATTATTAGTGGAACAGGTGACACTTCATCAAGAATCGGTCATTTGTTTCCAGCACGCTCTATTAATGAACTGAAGGAAtttgcggaacgatatgaacGTCTACGCTTCCAACCACCATTAGGATCAAAACAAATAGCAATAATTAATCGTAATGCGGCCAGTGCACTTCAGCCAACAACTCATCGATCAAATGCGGCCAACGCCACGTCAGTTCGCCCTACCGCAGCTCCAACCATGGAAACAATCCGATGCTACAATTGCTCCAAATTCGGGCATTATCAAAGCCAATGTCCACTGCCGAAACGACCAGCGAACTCCTGTTTTAAGTGCTCATCCACCGAACATGTGTATCGTGAATGCCCACACCGTACCACTGTTGCTGCCGTCCTTAATGCCAACGGAATGAATGATGCTAGAGTGGAACCAATTAGTGAAATGCAAATG CCCCCGCAGTTTAATCAAACGGAGTGA